In one Cloacibacillus porcorum genomic region, the following are encoded:
- a CDS encoding NAD(P)/FAD-dependent oxidoreductase — translation MKKIHETDLLVIGGGAAGLCAAAEAATAGASVTVIESDLHPGGQLVKQTHKFFGSRDEYAGTRGYKIADILLDEISSLGDKVKINCNSTVTGCYPEDGVYTVMEGEENYYRVKAKKAVVATGAQERMIPFPNNDLPGVYGAGAVQTLMNVYGVVPGKKVVMVGAGNIGLIVSYQLTQAGVEVAAVVEAMPKIGGYWVHAAKIRRLGIPILLRHTIVEAIGDKVLEGAVIQELDDKFQLIGEPRKIDCDIICMAVGLTPTTELFWQAGCKMQFVPQLCGYVPFRDKTMRTSNPDIWVAGDASGIEEASAAMVEGRIAGHAAAKALGHKVEDKKFEEYWTRLHHLRAGEVGEKILAGIGQVLVERWEA, via the coding sequence ATGAAGAAAATACATGAGACGGACCTCCTCGTAATAGGCGGCGGAGCGGCGGGCCTCTGCGCGGCGGCGGAAGCGGCGACTGCGGGAGCCAGCGTCACGGTTATCGAGAGCGACCTCCATCCCGGCGGCCAGCTCGTCAAACAGACCCATAAATTCTTCGGTTCCAGAGACGAATACGCGGGAACGCGCGGCTACAAGATAGCCGACATCCTGCTCGACGAAATATCGTCGCTGGGAGACAAAGTAAAAATCAACTGCAACTCCACCGTGACGGGCTGCTATCCCGAAGACGGAGTCTACACCGTCATGGAGGGAGAAGAGAACTACTACCGCGTGAAAGCCAAAAAGGCGGTCGTGGCGACGGGAGCGCAGGAGAGAATGATCCCCTTCCCCAACAACGACCTTCCGGGAGTCTACGGAGCGGGAGCGGTACAGACCCTCATGAACGTCTACGGAGTCGTGCCGGGCAAAAAAGTCGTCATGGTGGGAGCGGGGAACATCGGCCTCATAGTCAGCTACCAGCTCACCCAGGCGGGAGTCGAAGTGGCGGCGGTAGTAGAAGCCATGCCTAAAATCGGCGGCTACTGGGTCCACGCGGCGAAAATAAGAAGACTCGGCATCCCCATCCTCCTGAGACACACCATAGTCGAGGCCATAGGCGACAAAGTCCTCGAGGGAGCAGTCATCCAGGAACTCGACGACAAATTCCAGCTCATAGGCGAGCCCCGTAAAATAGACTGCGACATCATCTGCATGGCCGTAGGCCTCACGCCGACCACCGAACTCTTCTGGCAGGCGGGCTGCAAAATGCAGTTCGTACCGCAGCTCTGCGGCTACGTACCCTTCAGAGACAAAACCATGCGCACCAGCAACCCTGACATCTGGGTTGCGGGAGACGCCTCCGGCATAGAAGAGGCCTCGGCGGCCATGGTAGAGGGGCGCATAGCGGGCCACGCGGCGGCCAAAGCCCTCGGCCACAAAGTAGAAGACAAAAAATTCGAAGAATACTGGACCAGACTCCACCACCTCCGCGCCGGAGAAGTGGGAGAAAAAATCCTCGCCGGAATAGGCCAGGTCCTCGTAGAAAGATGGGAGGCGTAG
- a CDS encoding (2Fe-2S)-binding protein, translating to MELIQNHPILDYKHGREVTFTFDGRELKGYEGEPIAMALHANGVHIYRITPEMKRTRGFFCAIGKCSSCFMVVDGVPNVRTCVTPLTAGMKVETQRDKGRVPLEVC from the coding sequence ATGGAACTGATACAGAATCACCCGATACTGGACTACAAACACGGTCGGGAAGTGACATTTACCTTCGACGGGCGCGAGCTCAAAGGATACGAAGGGGAGCCGATAGCGATGGCGCTGCACGCGAACGGGGTGCACATCTACCGCATCACGCCGGAGATGAAGAGGACGCGCGGTTTCTTCTGCGCGATCGGCAAATGCAGCTCCTGCTTCATGGTGGTCGACGGCGTCCCCAACGTCCGCACCTGCGTCACGCCGCTTACGGCGGGCATGAAGGTCGAGACCCAGAGGGACAAAGGCCGCGTTCCTTTGGAAGTCTGTTAA
- a CDS encoding helix-turn-helix transcriptional regulator: MTAPQKINPRLKILIPVVRGLAKILGKDYEVNLHDVSMPEHSLVLCENGYVTGRSEGGPMTDFGLFMLQSEEYQNKDGIYNYLAKNNRGELIKCSCIFIRDENEKTIAFLCINYDLKKAIAAQELIESLVKVDMGKIEQYPENFDPPSDQSGKFPEPVRESFAQDLEEVMGDSLAQAKRRIGKPLQYLTKPEKKQVIKELHDKGFFLLKGAVDTLAAEMGNTKFTIYAYIRDIQKKQ, translated from the coding sequence ATGACGGCCCCGCAAAAAATAAACCCTAGATTAAAGATCCTCATCCCCGTCGTACGCGGACTGGCGAAGATACTCGGCAAAGATTACGAGGTCAACCTTCATGACGTCTCAATGCCGGAGCACTCTCTCGTCCTCTGCGAAAACGGTTACGTCACGGGACGGAGCGAGGGCGGTCCGATGACCGACTTCGGCCTCTTCATGCTCCAATCCGAGGAGTACCAAAACAAGGACGGCATCTACAACTATCTCGCGAAGAACAACCGCGGCGAACTTATCAAATGCAGCTGCATCTTCATCCGCGACGAGAACGAAAAAACCATCGCCTTCCTCTGCATCAACTACGACCTTAAAAAGGCCATCGCCGCGCAGGAGCTCATAGAAAGCCTCGTCAAGGTGGACATGGGCAAGATTGAACAATATCCTGAAAACTTCGACCCGCCCTCCGACCAGTCGGGAAAATTCCCCGAACCGGTGCGCGAGTCCTTCGCGCAGGACCTGGAAGAGGTGATGGGAGATTCCCTCGCACAGGCCAAAAGACGAATCGGCAAACCACTGCAGTACCTCACCAAACCTGAAAAAAAGCAGGTCATCAAGGAACTTCACGACAAGGGCTTCTTCCTGCTCAAGGGCGCTGTTGACACACTGGCAGCTGAAATGGGCAACACAAAGTTCACCATCTACGCATATATAAGAGATATACAAAAAAAGCAGTAA
- a CDS encoding PLP-dependent aminotransferase family protein: MRYSDRILSTPSSFIRDILKVTQDPSVISFAGGLPNPISFPEEALKESACRIIDNEGGKVFQYSTTEGHLPLRQFVADKYNKNFGLNITPEDVLITTGSQQALDLIAKTLLNKGDRVIIEEPGYLGAIQAFCMFEPEFLPVTLEDDGLDLKKLEEALKKERVKFAYVVPNFQNPTGLTYSKERREAVCALFDRYDTVLVEDDPYGELRFKGEKLPYIGAGKLPHSVLLGTFSKTVTPGMRLGFIITQDKELMNHLVTAKQSSDLHTNIFSQYMIADYLAHNEYQKHVDKIIALYKGQAEAMLAAMKEYFPAHVKYTEPEGGMFIWVTLPEGQSALDLFHKAMEKKVAFVPGDPFYAGKTNVNTFRLNYTNSTPETIREGIKRLAEVL, from the coding sequence ATGCGCTATTCAGACAGAATTTTATCGACCCCCTCCTCGTTCATCCGGGACATACTGAAGGTGACGCAGGACCCGTCCGTAATCTCTTTCGCCGGCGGCCTTCCGAACCCGATATCCTTCCCGGAAGAGGCGTTAAAGGAGTCCGCCTGCCGTATCATCGACAATGAGGGCGGCAAAGTTTTTCAATATTCGACCACGGAGGGACATCTGCCGCTGCGCCAGTTTGTGGCGGACAAATACAACAAAAATTTCGGTCTGAATATCACGCCCGAAGACGTCCTCATCACGACTGGTTCACAGCAGGCTCTGGACCTCATCGCGAAGACGCTGCTCAATAAAGGCGACCGCGTCATCATCGAAGAACCTGGATACCTCGGAGCCATCCAGGCCTTCTGCATGTTCGAGCCGGAATTTTTGCCGGTCACGCTGGAAGACGACGGCCTAGACCTCAAGAAGCTCGAAGAGGCTCTCAAGAAAGAACGTGTGAAGTTCGCCTACGTAGTGCCCAACTTCCAGAACCCCACGGGGCTCACCTATTCAAAGGAGCGCCGCGAGGCCGTCTGCGCACTCTTCGACAGATATGACACGGTGCTCGTCGAGGACGACCCCTACGGCGAGCTGCGCTTCAAGGGAGAAAAACTCCCCTACATCGGCGCCGGCAAGCTGCCTCACAGCGTGCTGCTCGGGACCTTCTCCAAAACCGTCACGCCCGGCATGCGCCTCGGCTTCATCATCACGCAGGATAAGGAGCTCATGAACCATCTTGTGACGGCCAAGCAGTCAAGCGACCTTCACACCAACATCTTCTCGCAGTACATGATCGCCGATTACCTCGCGCACAACGAATACCAGAAGCATGTGGACAAGATCATCGCCCTCTATAAAGGACAGGCCGAGGCGATGCTCGCGGCGATGAAGGAATACTTCCCCGCCCATGTGAAATACACCGAGCCGGAGGGCGGCATGTTCATCTGGGTGACGCTCCCCGAGGGACAGTCGGCGCTCGACCTCTTCCATAAGGCAATGGAAAAGAAGGTCGCCTTCGTCCCCGGAGACCCATTTTATGCGGGCAAGACAAATGTGAACACCTTCAGGCTCAACTACACTAACTCTACGCCTGAGACCATCCGCGAGGGTATCAAACGGCTGGCTGAAGTTCTATAG
- a CDS encoding aminotransferase class I/II-fold pyridoxal phosphate-dependent enzyme — MRIKAFKLERLFARYAEQAKYTLSQSSCESCSMKEILDMADPECKKLWDNLSLGYTRPAGFAPLREAISKRYTSLRPSDILELTPEEGIFIFMNNMLEPGDEVIVMHPTLPSLYELPRTLGCKVIKWPLEVTSWGWRLDVNFLAENISPKTKLLIMNIPNNPTGYIPVRTELDRILNLADRMGTWVFNEETYRGMEHDPAAALPSLADIYPRATVIGGLNKYGLPGTRMGWLASKNRQLIEECAGYKDYTTYCNNAPGEILATIAMRNAPDLLQRNHKIVLENLGMAEAFFKKHRDLFQWIQPNGGSTAFPRLLPPYDVTEMCERAMTEKKLLIIGERAFGLDTNHFRVGLGRLDFSKALAVFSDIADEIQAKRAEAAN; from the coding sequence GAAAGCTGCTCAATGAAAGAAATATTGGATATGGCCGACCCGGAATGCAAGAAACTCTGGGACAATCTGAGCCTGGGATACACGAGACCGGCGGGCTTCGCTCCCCTGCGTGAGGCGATCTCCAAACGCTACACCTCTCTCCGCCCCTCCGACATCCTGGAGCTCACCCCCGAAGAGGGTATCTTCATCTTCATGAACAACATGCTGGAGCCGGGCGACGAAGTGATCGTCATGCACCCGACGCTTCCCTCGCTCTACGAGCTGCCACGCACGCTCGGCTGCAAGGTGATAAAGTGGCCGCTGGAGGTCACAAGCTGGGGCTGGCGCCTCGATGTGAACTTCCTCGCCGAGAACATCTCGCCGAAGACAAAGCTGCTTATAATGAACATCCCCAACAACCCGACCGGATACATCCCCGTGCGCACGGAGCTCGACAGGATACTCAACCTCGCGGACCGCATGGGAACCTGGGTCTTCAACGAAGAGACCTACCGCGGCATGGAACACGATCCCGCGGCGGCGCTCCCCTCCCTCGCTGACATCTATCCGCGCGCGACGGTCATCGGCGGCCTCAACAAGTACGGGCTGCCCGGTACGCGTATGGGCTGGCTCGCCTCCAAGAACCGCCAGCTCATCGAAGAGTGCGCCGGATATAAGGACTACACGACATACTGCAACAACGCCCCCGGCGAAATACTCGCGACGATCGCGATGAGAAACGCCCCCGACCTGCTCCAGCGCAACCACAAGATAGTCCTTGAGAACCTCGGCATGGCCGAAGCCTTCTTCAAGAAACACCGGGACCTCTTCCAGTGGATACAGCCCAACGGCGGTTCGACAGCCTTCCCGCGCCTGCTGCCGCCCTATGACGTGACGGAGATGTGCGAGCGTGCCATGACTGAGAAAAAGCTGCTCATAATCGGAGAGCGCGCTTTCGGCCTCGACACCAACCACTTCCGCGTCGGGCTTGGCCGCCTCGACTTCAGCAAGGCGCTCGCCGTATTCTCGGACATCGCCGACGAGATCCAGGCAAAACGGGCCGAAGCCGCCAACTAG